The genomic stretch CAGCGCGTTGAACAAACAAGACAAGAACTTCCTCATCATATCGTACGCTGGGAAACCGATATATGCCATGCATGGGCGGGATGAGCAAGTGGTATCCTTCTCAGGGATCATCAACACTATTGTGAGTTACTTCCAGGTGAATAACGAGGACAGTATTAAGACCATCACGTCGACTAACACGGGCCAGAAATTTGCCTTTCTCAACAAGGACCCGATTATCCTCATGGCGTACTCAACTAGGGGGGAGACTACGAGTGAGCTGCTGGATCAGTTGGATTTTTTGTACTCGTATTTGCTTTCATCTGTGACGGAGAGGCAACTGCACAAGTTGTTCTCGAGAAGGTCGAACTTCGATCTGAGAACTTTCCTGGAGCACACGGATTTTGAGAACCTGAATGATCTGTGTTTGCAGATCACAAACCGGCTGTACCCTGACTTGTTACTGAACGCGTTACAGAGTAATCCGTTGCGCAAGAGTGTACGTGCGAAGATCCACGACGCGATCTTGAACCAGCTCTCTGGGGACTCCGATTTGATCCCAAGGGGCACGCTCCTCTACGGTCTGCTACTTTCGACGCGGCAGAGCAAGCTTACCGCTGTAGTGCGGCCCCGCGGTCACACGTTGCACACGACGGATCTCCAGTTGCTATTCTGTCTCGTGCGGCGACACATGGAGAGCGGCAGTGCTAGCAAAGAGTTCTGGATTCCCGTTTGTTTCCCCAAATTCAACTCGACAGGGTTCCTCTACGCGTACATCCGGTTCTTGTCCCCCGAGGACAAGTCCGCGATGGTTCTGATTAGTGCGCAGAAGGACgcattcttcaagttgaagttgttcgGGGACCGACTGTGGGAGCGGCTTGTATCGGATAAACTGACCACGTACATTGTCCCCCGTGGTGGCGGGTCTGCCCGGTGTGGGTTCCGAGTCAGGGACATCCCTGCTCCTCTGGTGCACCACTTCGTTTACAAGTCTCGGAGGTTTGTGCAGTACGTGATGCCCGAGGTGGATTACAATGTGAGCGGCAATAACCCCTTCTTGGACGAAAGTGAGTCTTCGGGGGACCCCGAGGGGGTTGTTGAATACCAGCGGAAATTGCAGTCATACTACCAGCAGTTGCACGACAGTGTGGTGTACGATGACGGGGATCCTATTAACAAGTCGATGCTGAGCTTTGTGAAGTGGAGTTGCCACGGTGCATCCGTGGAGGTTGTTGGGCTTGCCTGGGTAACGCCCCAGTTCGAGTTGTACTTGCTTTGCAACGACGGTGTACGGGGCAAAGAGGTTGCTCTGAGGAGTGCGAGGCGGGTAGTCTCCTGGTGTCGTAAGCACGAGGCGCGGCTGTTCATCCACGACGGGGCCGTGTTTTGATATGGGGGATGTGAAAGTTGAAGTGTTCATGTTGAAATGCCTAATGTATATAGTGTATATCTAGTATGCTATGTTGAATAAATAAGATAGGTTTTGGGAGTCCCCCCCCCGGCTACAAAGTCGTCAAGAGGTTGTAGATGTTGTCCTCCTGGGAGATGTAGTCGTTGTCGACGATGTTGATGAGGTAGTACTCGTTGATGATCGTGTCGATCAATGAGGCGCTTTCGTTTTCGTTGTTCTCCTTTAGAAGCAGTTTCCATTCTTCAAGGATCCTGTAGAATTCCTCCTTCCAAGCGAGGAAGGAGACCCGTTCGACGATGGTCGGTTGAAGGACCTCTCTACCTGGGAAGATCCCCCAAGTGACCGCGTTGGCGCGGGACCCGTCCGGGTGGTTACTGACGAGGTCGTCTCTCCTGTCGATGGCGAAGTACGTCATGATCTCGTTCCCCTGGAGTCTACTCTGCAAGGAGGCCAGTTTCCCCCTTGGGAGCAAAAACTCGAGGTACTGTTTCTGGTAGACGTACCCGTCGCGGGGCCCCCACCCGTGGATCTTATCGTTTGATCTGACGCCGTTGATCTGTGGTTGCGAGTTGATGGTGAAGATCccgttgctgttgaggTGGAGCAAGCGGGTCAACATTGTGTCCACTTCGTGGTCCAGTGGAGTGTCTGACCAAGGTAAACAGACGATCTTCCCCGTCAGGTAGTTGTTGACAAGTTGCCCCAAGTCGTTGAGTGTCCTGGGGGTGGACCACAATTCGAGGGCACGTTTACGGGACTGTCTGATGAGGGATGACCCGCAGAGATCCAAGTCACCGAACGCAGGGGAGGAAGAGTCCCCGAACCGGCCGTTTGGGAACTCATCCTCTGCCCACTGTGAAGTCCTAGCGACGTACGAGTAAGGTCTCTTCTTCCAGAAAATGGGTCTTACCTCCTCGCGTCTTCTGTTTGGGTTAAGGGATTTCCTCCAAGGCAACAGGGAGGCGCCAGTGCCGACGAGTTCTGCGTCTGTGGGTAGCAAGCGAAGTCTCTCCAGGATCATAAGGGGAGCCTTTTCCAAGTTCATGGTGTAGATGTGCAAATGGTTGACGTACCCTGAGTCCAACACTGTCTGGCACATCTGGACCACCAGAGCAGTCCCCATCTCTCTGACCAGCTCGTCATCATCTTTAATTGGGGTCAACACGTCCAGAAACCTCTGTGGGATATGGACCGACCCCCACGAGGCTCTCCTCAGAAACGCAGCGAACGTGGTGATTGGCATAATCCCCGGGATGATGGGCACTTCGACCCCGGCCTGTCTCACTTGACGACACCATTCGACAAACCTCCCCGCGTCGTAGAACATCTgagtgatgatgaaatcCGCACCGGCGTCCACTTTCTCCCTCAAGTACAACAGATTGTTCTCTgggttcttctcctccggGTGTCCCTCAGGGTACCCAGCGACCCCGATATTGAAATGATCCCCGTATTTCGCTCTGATGTACCTGACCAGGTCACTCGCGTGCCGGAACCCACCTTCAACGGGCTGCCActcgtcaccgtcaccaccaccgaGGGGGCCCCTGGGAGGATCCCCCCTCAGGGCCAATAAATTCTGACACCCAGACTGGAAAGCACTCTCGAGAGCGTTGTCGATCTGCTGCACGGGCATATTGGTACACGTGAGATGCATGCATGTCTCCAACCCGAGCACAGACTGTGCTGTAGCGACAAGGTCCGTCGACTGCTGCGTGATCCCCCtgttggtgctgttgctcCCCCCGCCTGCGTTCCAAGTGATATCTACGAATTGAGGCAGCGACGCCTCGTACATCCTATCCATCCGGTCGTACAGGTTCTGCACACCTTGCTCGGTCTTGGGGACGAAGTACTCGAAGGAGAAGGTCGGTTTCCCGGACAACTCATGGTAGCTGTGCAACTTATCAGTGATCTTCATCGGGAACTCGGGGAAGCTGTCggctctctctctctctctcttgcaTAGAGTGTCTAGCCCCGGAATTTGTACACAATATCCTGTATCCTGTTTATATACAGCACTGCAGTATCCGATCGTATAGCACAGCACACAGTTCAGCGTCTCACACCTCAACAGCACACACTTCAGCAACCGGGCAGCCGAGGACTGCCCGATGACTCCCCGGGAGGGGATCTCGAGACGGGACGAAAAGAGAGCGACCCACAGTTTCGCGACACCCGCGGAAAACTGTGGCGGCGGCGGGCCGGTTCCGGAGACGCGCTGGCTACCCCAGCGCCCGGGCGGAGAGGTGCGCGACGACGGCGGCGAGCAGGCCCGAGGTCTGCTCCGGCAGGGTGTGGAACCGCGCGGCGGTCACGAGCAGCGCCCAGGTCCAGCAGGCGGTGAGGGCGAGGGCGAGTACGCCCGGTTCGTCCCAGAGGATGAAGCGggcagcggcagcagcagaggcAAACGCAGCGTGTTTGCCTCTGCGCCGTCCACCGCTGCTGCCCGCGGGCAGCTCAGACAGCAGAAACATAAGCATCAGCGAGAGCAGGAACATGTGGCCCGAGGGGTCGTGGCCGCCCTGCCATAACCCGCCATGCCGTCTGCAGGCAGCGGATGTGGACAGCCAGAGTGTTCCGGGGGTGGTAGCTGGGTCCAGGAGGCAAGAGCCGCCGGACCACACGAACACCAGGTCCATTAGTGGTGGGACGTTTAGCCATAGCTGTTGTGTGAAGACGTACCAGGCAGCAGTGGTTATTGTGTATCGACGGAGTAGCGGGAGGAGCGGGGTGCGGGTAGTGACAGAATCTTCCATCCTGTACCTCACCACCACCCACCAGAACACAGTACTCGTCCAGAACCACCCTCTCTTAACAAACACcgtgttcaacaaagaATCCTTTGTAGATGCAACCAAGCACCCGTCCCACCCACATAACGCAAGCATGTGCCCCGTGCACACCACAAAGGGGCACCACAGCAACACGGCAACTTCACGCCTCGACAGCTTGCCCAACATCCTCAACCTTGCCATCTTGCCTCTTGCCTCTCAGTGAGCAGCACATCGCTCTCAACACTGTTTTAACGATTCGTTCAAAATTTCGGCTCTTACCATAAGTCTTCTACACAGAGCAACATCGCCCACACATGTCCGATGCAGTAACTGGAGACGGCGTCGAGGGCGTCAACGGTGCCAACGGTGCCAACGGTGTCAACGTCGCCGACACGGCGCCTCCTCAGCCCGGACCCGGTCCCCTCCCCACTCGCTTTGAAGTGGAACTAGAGTTCGTCCAGTCGCTCGCAAACGTGCCCTACGTCACGTACTTGCTCACCACGCAGCAACACCTGTGGAAGAGCCAGCAGTTCCAACACTACCTCAAGTACCTGGAGTACTGGTGCTCCCCACCGTACTCCCAGTGCATAGTCTACCCGAACGGACTGTTCGTGCTCAAACTGATCAACGGGTTCCTGGAGACACACGCCTCAGTCAACGACGACGGTCTGCTAGACGGCGTCGACGAACTGCCCAGGTACTTGCAACTCCACGGCGGTGAACTCATGAACGAGATGGTCCAACGCTGGGAATCAGCCTAGTCACGCTGCCCGTGTAGCTGCCCACAGTGGGTATGGTATTTTTCACATCGCTGTGGGCGTCACGCACTGGTGTTCAATCCCGCGATAAGAACGTTCCACAACCCGCGCGGGAGGGGTCCGGTCTACGACTTCCGCTGTCACAGTCGTGTCACCGTTGTGTCACGACGCACAGTGCACACGCTCACGCAACCTTCACCCTCAgtgcatatatatatatatataactTGTATTTGAATTGAGATTGGACTCCCTGTTCTCCCTACAACACTCTCCAAGAGAACAAACTCCCCAAGCATGAGTAAAAAGAGCAAGCTCGCAGCTATCAGGGACGCAGACTTCGCGCTGCTCGgcgacaagaacaagatccTTGTGGCCAACAGGGGGGAGATCCCCATCAGGATCTTCCGGACCGCGCACGAACTGTCCATGCGCACAGTAGCCGTGTTCTCACACGAGGATAGACTCTCCACGCACAGACTCAAGGCTGACGAGTCCTACGCGATAGGCGAACCAAGCCAGTATACACCCGTGGGCGCATACTTGGCCATCGACGAGATTATCAACATCGCAAGGACCCATGGCGTCGATTTCATCCACCCTGGGTACGGATTCCTCTCCGAGAACGCAGAGTTCGCGGCAAAGGTCATTGAGGCAGGGATCACTTGGATCGGTCCACCCCCCGAGGTGATCGATTCCGTTGGGGATAAAGTATCCGCTAGAAACCTTGCTGCAAAGGCCAATGTCCCCACTGTCCCAGGTACACCTGGCCCCATTGAGACCGCTCAGGAGGCTGAGAAGTTTGTTGAAGAGTACGGGTACCCTGTCATCATCAAAGCCGCGttcggtggtggtggtagagGTATGAGAGTCGTCAGGGAGGGTGAAGACATTGCGGACGCATTTGAACGTGCCCGGTCAGAGGCGGTCACCGCCTTTGGGAACGGGACCTGTTTTGTAGAGaggttcttgaacaagCCAAAGCATATCGAGGTGCAATTGTTGGCGGATAACTACGGGAACGTCGTCCACTTGTTCGAGAGAGATTGCTCCGTGCAGAGGAGACACCAGAAAGTGGTAGAGGTCGCCCCAGCGAAAACATTGCCCCGCCATGTCAGAAACGCAATCCTTACAGATGCTGTGAAATTGGCTAAGGAGGCAGGGTACAGGAACGCCGGGACAGCAGAGTTCCTTGTCGACGACCAGGACAGACACTACTTCATTGAGATCAACCCAAGAATCCAAGTGGAACACACGATCACGGAGGAAATCACTGGGATTGACCTCGTTGCCGCACAGATCCAGATCGCAGCTGGTGCGACGCTTGAACAACTTGGGTTGCTACAGGACAAGATTACAACGAGAGGGTTCGCCATCCAGTGCAGAATCACCACAGAGGATCCGGCCAAAAACTTCCAGCCAGACACGGGCAGACTCGAGGTGTACTCCTCAGCGGGTGGGAACGGTGTCAGACTAGACGGTGGGAACGCATACGCTGGGGCAGTCATCTCCCCTCACTACGACTCAATGCTCGTCAAGTGCTCTTGCTCAGGGTCCACCTACGAAATAGTTCGTCGTAAGATGATCAGATCGCTCATCGAATTCAGAATCAGAGGTGTAAAGACAAACATCCCCTTCTTGCTCACCCTTTTGATGCACCCAGTGTTCATCGATGGGTCCTACTGGACCACTTTCATCGACGATAcaccaaaactgttcaagatggTCTCCTCGCAAAACAGAGCACAAAAGTTGCTTCACTACTTGGCAGACTTGGCTGTTAACGGTTCTTCGATCAAGGGTCAAGTCGGCTTGCCcaaattgaacaaagtgCCAGACGTGCCACACTTACACGACGCAAACAACAACCCAATCAACGTCACCACCACGCAACCACCTTCTGGCTGGAGAGACATCCTGCTAAGGGACGGCCCAGACGCGTTTGCCAAACAGGTCAGACAGTTCAACGGTACTTTGCTAATGGACACCACGTGGAGAGACGCTCACCAGTCTCTACTAGCCACCAGAGTCAGAACGTACGATTTGTTGGCCATTGCACAGACCACAGCGCACGCGTGGGCCGGTGCATTCGCATTGGAGTGTTGGGGTGGTGCCACTTTTGACGTCGCCATGAGATTTCTGCATGAAGACCCATGGGACAGGTTGAGGAAGTTGAGGAAATTGGTCCCCAACATCCCATTCCAGATGTTGCTCCGTGGTGCCAACGGTGTCGCGTACTCCTCTTTGCCAGATAACGCCATCGACCATTTCGTCAAGCAGGCCAAGGACAACGGTGTCGACATCTTCAGAGTGTTCGACGCCTTGAACGATCTTGAACAATTGAAGGTCGGTGTCAACGCTGTCAAGAAGGCCGGTGGTGTAGTCGAAGCTACCATCTGCTACTCCGGTGACATGACGCAACCTGGGAAGAAGTACAACTTGGATTattatttggaaattgCCGAAGCAGTTGTCCAAATGGGTACTCACATCCTAGGTATCAAGGACATGGCCGGCACTTTAAAGCCAGCGGCTGCGAAAATGCTGATCGGGTCGTTGAGAGCCAAATATCCAAACATGCCTATTCACGTCCACACTCACGATTCCGCCGGTACAGCTGTTGCCTCCAACGCCGCCTGCGCCCTAGCAGGTGCCGACGTGGTCGACGTGGCCATCAACTCCATGTCCGGTTTGACATCCCAGGCCTCCGTCAACGCACTTTTGGCCTCGCTAGATGGTCTGGTGGAAACTGGTGTCAGCGAAAAGCACGTGCGTGAGTTGGATGCATACTGGGCTGAGATGAGACTGCTATACTCTTGCTTCGGTGCGGACTTAAAGGGCCCAGACCCTGAAGTGTACCAACACGAGATCCCAGGTGGACAATTGACCAACTTGCTGTTCCAGGCACAACAGCTTGGGTTAGGTGAACAGTGGGCCGAGACTAAGAAGGCCTACAGAGAGGCCAACTATTTACTTGGTGACATTGTCAAGGTCACACCAACCTCAAAAGTGGTTGGTGATTTGGCTCAATTCATGGTCACGAACAAGTTGACCTCCGATGACGTCAGGAGACTGGCGAGTCAGCTGGACTTCCCAGACTCTGTGATGGACTTCTTCGAAGGTTTGATCGGCCAGCCATATGGTGGATTCCCAGAACCTTTGAGGTCCGATATCCTGATGggcaagagaagaaagttgaCGTGCCGTCCGGGCTTGGAGTTGGCTCCTTTCGACATGGAAAAGGTAAGAGAGGACCTGACGGACAGGTTTGGCGACATTGACGAATGCGACGTGGCCTCGTACAACATGTATCCAAAGGTGTA from Huiozyma naganishii CBS 8797 chromosome 6, complete genome encodes the following:
- the MON1 gene encoding guanine nucleotide exchange factor MON1 (similar to Saccharomyces cerevisiae MON1 (YGL124C); ancestral locus Anc_6.127); amino-acid sequence: MASSNGNFPDVRSLRSVKSSQTLKVANQGLKLGSKGAASPTLSVNLGNTIGDTSLLPTGNDDSQYEDNSGGSLPRILSIGNLSVMDNSLRSLSSAKRYGTASNSISREITRDTATSGPAPIIQNDADVYGTNTPLNTTPFDRNTDVGGAPENLIDMLAESIYSYAPSMINGKSAGAKRPYVSNEIPNVFSVTERDVIDQDSNSALNKQDKNFLIISYAGKPIYAMHGRDEQVVSFSGIINTIVSYFQVNNEDSIKTITSTNTGQKFAFLNKDPIILMAYSTRGETTSELLDQLDFLYSYLLSSVTERQLHKLFSRRSNFDLRTFLEHTDFENLNDLCLQITNRLYPDLLLNALQSNPLRKSVRAKIHDAILNQLSGDSDLIPRGTLLYGLLLSTRQSKLTAVVRPRGHTLHTTDLQLLFCLVRRHMESGSASKEFWIPVCFPKFNSTGFLYAYIRFLSPEDKSAMVLISAQKDAFFKLKLFGDRLWERLVSDKLTTYIVPRGGGSARCGFRVRDIPAPLVHHFVYKSRRFVQYVMPEVDYNVSGNNPFLDESESSGDPEGVVEYQRKLQSYYQQLHDSVVYDDGDPINKSMLSFVKWSCHGASVEVVGLAWVTPQFELYLLCNDGVRGKEVALRSARRVVSWCRKHEARLFIHDGAVF
- the MET13 gene encoding methylenetetrahydrofolate reductase (NAD(P)H) MET13 (similar to Saccharomyces cerevisiae MET13 (YGL125W); ancestral locus Anc_6.122), whose protein sequence is MKITDKLHSYHELSGKPTFSFEYFVPKTEQGVQNLYDRMDRMYEASLPQFVDITWNAGGGSNSTNRGITQQSTDLVATAQSVLGLETCMHLTCTNMPVQQIDNALESAFQSGCQNLLALRGDPPRGPLGGGDGDEWQPVEGGFRHASDLVRYIRAKYGDHFNIGVAGYPEGHPEEKNPENNLLYLREKVDAGADFIITQMFYDAGRFVEWCRQVRQAGVEVPIIPGIMPITTFAAFLRRASWGSVHIPQRFLDVLTPIKDDDELVREMGTALVVQMCQTVLDSGYVNHLHIYTMNLEKAPLMILERLRLLPTDAELVGTGASLLPWRKSLNPNRRREEVRPIFWKKRPYSYVARTSQWAEDEFPNGRFGDSSSPAFGDLDLCGSSLIRQSRKRALELWSTPRTLNDLGQLVNNYLTGKIVCLPWSDTPLDHEVDTMLTRLLHLNSNGIFTINSQPQINGVRSNDKIHGWGPRDGYVYQKQYLEFLLPRGKLASLQSRLQGNEIMTYFAIDRRDDLVSNHPDGSRANAVTWGIFPGREVLQPTIVERVSFLAWKEEFYRILEEWKLLLKENNENESASLIDTIINEYYLINIVDNDYISQEDNIYNLLTTL
- the SCS3 gene encoding Scs3p (similar to Saccharomyces cerevisiae SCS3 (YGL126W); ancestral locus Anc_6.117), whose product is MLGKLSRREVAVLLWCPFVVCTGHMLALCGWDGCLVASTKDSLLNTVFVKRGWFWTSTVFWWVVVRYRMEDSVTTRTPLLPLLRRYTITTAAWYVFTQQLWLNVPPLMDLVFVWSGGSCLLDPATTPGTLWLSTSAACRRHGGLWQGGHDPSGHMFLLSLMLMFLLSELPAGSSGGRRRGKHAAFASAAAAARFILWDEPGVLALALTACWTWALLVTAARFHTLPEQTSGLLAAVVAHLSARALG
- the SOH1 gene encoding mediator complex subunit SOH1 (similar to Saccharomyces cerevisiae SOH1 (YGL127C); ancestral locus Anc_6.116); protein product: MSDAVTGDGVEGVNGANGANGVNVADTAPPQPGPGPLPTRFEVELEFVQSLANVPYVTYLLTTQQHLWKSQQFQHYLKYLEYWCSPPYSQCIVYPNGLFVLKLINGFLETHASVNDDGLLDGVDELPRYLQLHGGELMNEMVQRWESA
- the KNAG0F02530 gene encoding uncharacterized protein (similar to Saccharomyces cerevisiae PYC2 (YBR218C) and PYC1 (YGL062W); ancestral locus Anc_6.115) is translated as MSKKSKLAAIRDADFALLGDKNKILVANRGEIPIRIFRTAHELSMRTVAVFSHEDRLSTHRLKADESYAIGEPSQYTPVGAYLAIDEIINIARTHGVDFIHPGYGFLSENAEFAAKVIEAGITWIGPPPEVIDSVGDKVSARNLAAKANVPTVPGTPGPIETAQEAEKFVEEYGYPVIIKAAFGGGGRGMRVVREGEDIADAFERARSEAVTAFGNGTCFVERFLNKPKHIEVQLLADNYGNVVHLFERDCSVQRRHQKVVEVAPAKTLPRHVRNAILTDAVKLAKEAGYRNAGTAEFLVDDQDRHYFIEINPRIQVEHTITEEITGIDLVAAQIQIAAGATLEQLGLLQDKITTRGFAIQCRITTEDPAKNFQPDTGRLEVYSSAGGNGVRLDGGNAYAGAVISPHYDSMLVKCSCSGSTYEIVRRKMIRSLIEFRIRGVKTNIPFLLTLLMHPVFIDGSYWTTFIDDTPKLFKMVSSQNRAQKLLHYLADLAVNGSSIKGQVGLPKLNKVPDVPHLHDANNNPINVTTTQPPSGWRDILLRDGPDAFAKQVRQFNGTLLMDTTWRDAHQSLLATRVRTYDLLAIAQTTAHAWAGAFALECWGGATFDVAMRFLHEDPWDRLRKLRKLVPNIPFQMLLRGANGVAYSSLPDNAIDHFVKQAKDNGVDIFRVFDALNDLEQLKVGVNAVKKAGGVVEATICYSGDMTQPGKKYNLDYYLEIAEAVVQMGTHILGIKDMAGTLKPAAAKMLIGSLRAKYPNMPIHVHTHDSAGTAVASNAACALAGADVVDVAINSMSGLTSQASVNALLASLDGLVETGVSEKHVRELDAYWAEMRLLYSCFGADLKGPDPEVYQHEIPGGQLTNLLFQAQQLGLGEQWAETKKAYREANYLLGDIVKVTPTSKVVGDLAQFMVTNKLTSDDVRRLASQLDFPDSVMDFFEGLIGQPYGGFPEPLRSDILMGKRRKLTCRPGLELAPFDMEKVREDLTDRFGDIDECDVASYNMYPKVYEDFQKMREQYGDLSVLPTKNFLAPPEVGEEIEITIEQGKTLIVRLQAVGDLNKTTGTREVYFELNGEMRKIHTIDRSQKVETIAKPKVDGHDPSQVGSPMAGVIVEVKVHKGSLVKKGQSVAVLSAMKMEMVVSAGVDGQVKDVFVNDGDNVEASDLLVLLEDAVVPPSETQ